Genomic segment of Pseudomonas iranensis:
GTTTCAGCGCGTCGGCCGCTTCATCGGCCAGGCCGAGGCCGGTCTGACGGTTAAGCAGGATGCGCAGGAGAATTTCAGCGAAGCGGATGAACACCAGCGCGAAGCCCAGCGGCACGATCAACCCGATATGCCACTGCATCACGCCGAAATGGCCGAGATCCTCGGCACCGATACCGGCGTTCATCAAGGTTTCGATCCATTCGAAGCTGGCGACGGCAAGCAGCCCCGCGTAGGCCAGACAGCACAGGCAGGCGAGGATGCCGATGTAACGCTGTACCGATCTGCGCGCCAGTTTGACCAGTGCGTCGACACCGATATGCCCGGCGGTGCGCACGCCATAGGCCAGGCCGAAAAAAATCAGCCAGCCAAACAGCGCTTTGGTCAGGGCGGTGCTCCAGGTCATGGCCTGCGCCATGCCCATGATCTGATCGCCAACGGCGAACAGCGGGACACTCGCTGCCGGCCAATGATCGGCGAGCCAGTAAAACAGACTGTAGAAGTTATTGAGGATCACGTAGACAAACGTGACGAGGGTCATGGCCGCCAGAAGGAAGACGATGAAGCCTTCCTCGAAGTGTTCCCAGATT
This window contains:
- a CDS encoding TRAP transporter small permease, coding for MKALRRIWEHFEEGFIVFLLAAMTLVTFVYVILNNFYSLFYWLADHWPAASVPLFAVGDQIMGMAQAMTWSTALTKALFGWLIFFGLAYGVRTAGHIGVDALVKLARRSVQRYIGILACLCCLAYAGLLAVASFEWIETLMNAGIGAEDLGHFGVMQWHIGLIVPLGFALVFIRFAEILLRILLNRQTGLGLADEAADALKLAEHEDDKP